The following coding sequences lie in one Hyalangium ruber genomic window:
- a CDS encoding phosphoenolpyruvate carboxylase has protein sequence MARLSSVDPPLRRDVRLLGRLLGEVLIEQQGQALFDLEEQVRHLSIQRRRGPKPGRRATAGELAALLRDLPLEQAEPVLRAFSVYFQLVNLAEQHHRIRRTRAHASDPEALPQRGSLEAAFQKLKEAGVPAERVREALRTMHVTLTLTAHPTQAARRTLLEKLYRIQRLLEERDRCSLTPQEMADNLESMREEITALWQSDELRRMKPTVGDEVKNVLWYVEEVLAEQLARLPEVIAWAFEHAYAEPLGPIASPARLHSWVGGDMDGNPLVTPEVLADTLRAHRARGLRMLLRDIESLGVNLSQSDRHATTPEELQASLEKDGARLPEVARRQGPRTAGEPWRRKLRFMEARLQLALRYVEGQRVGRTEPMAPEAYRSPAELLQDLELIERTLLQVKSARAGVRNVRRVLERVRVMGFHLAELEFRVPAEDAISAAASLNGGPAPSEGGERLLAVLERVREAQTESGEEACRTFILSMASTADDVLAAFRCARHAGLWDAQRGCATVDIVPLFEQLGALDDGPKVLEALFADPAYRRHLQARGVQEVMVGYSDSGKEVGLLAAAAALYRAQVALNQVAKAAGVPLRLFHGRGESVARGGGPAQQAILALPPGSLVGGYKATEQGEALDHKYARPELARRTLELVLGGVLLHTMDAQPRPSEADEAAFRDIFNTLAETGRREYRSLVWEDPRFVEFFLAATPVEEISALPIGSRPSKRKAGGLESLRAIPWVFAWTQNRAILPGWYGVGSALEAFVDKPDGLGRLKRMYREWPFFRTVIDNVTMVLAKSDIAIASRYATLAPESTRPLWRRIRAEYKRTRRLVKRITGEARLLDHNPQLQRSIALRNPYVDPMSFLQVELLRRKRAGQEEVDRPLLLTLNGIAAGMRNTG, from the coding sequence ATGGCGCGTCTGTCTTCCGTCGATCCACCCCTCCGCCGCGATGTCCGCCTCCTGGGCCGGCTGCTCGGTGAAGTCCTCATCGAGCAGCAAGGGCAGGCTTTGTTTGATCTGGAGGAGCAGGTCCGGCACCTCTCCATCCAGCGCCGCCGAGGCCCCAAACCGGGGCGCCGCGCCACCGCGGGCGAGCTCGCCGCGCTGCTGCGAGACCTCCCCCTGGAGCAGGCCGAGCCGGTGCTGCGCGCCTTCTCCGTCTACTTCCAGCTCGTCAACCTCGCCGAGCAGCACCACCGCATCCGCCGCACCCGCGCCCATGCCAGCGATCCGGAGGCCTTGCCCCAGCGTGGCTCCCTGGAGGCCGCGTTCCAGAAGCTGAAGGAAGCGGGCGTCCCCGCCGAGCGTGTGCGCGAGGCCCTGCGCACCATGCACGTGACGCTGACGCTCACCGCGCACCCCACGCAGGCGGCGCGCCGCACGCTGCTGGAGAAGCTCTACCGCATTCAGCGCCTGCTCGAGGAGCGCGACCGCTGCTCGCTCACGCCCCAGGAGATGGCCGACAACCTGGAGTCCATGCGCGAGGAGATCACCGCCCTCTGGCAGTCGGACGAGCTGCGGCGCATGAAGCCCACCGTGGGCGACGAGGTGAAGAACGTCCTCTGGTACGTGGAGGAGGTGCTCGCCGAGCAGCTCGCGCGGCTCCCGGAGGTGATCGCCTGGGCCTTCGAGCATGCCTACGCGGAGCCGCTGGGTCCCATCGCCTCGCCCGCGCGGCTGCACTCGTGGGTGGGCGGGGACATGGACGGCAACCCGCTGGTGACGCCCGAGGTGTTGGCCGACACGCTGCGCGCTCACCGGGCTCGTGGCCTGCGCATGTTGCTGCGCGACATCGAGTCCCTCGGTGTCAACCTGTCCCAGTCGGACCGCCACGCGACCACTCCTGAGGAGCTTCAGGCCTCGTTGGAGAAGGATGGGGCGCGGCTGCCCGAGGTGGCGCGGCGGCAGGGGCCGCGCACGGCGGGTGAGCCGTGGCGTCGCAAGCTGCGCTTCATGGAGGCTCGGCTTCAGCTGGCGCTCCGGTACGTGGAGGGCCAGCGCGTTGGGCGCACGGAGCCGATGGCGCCCGAGGCCTACCGCTCTCCCGCGGAGCTGCTGCAGGATCTGGAGCTCATCGAGCGCACGCTCCTGCAGGTGAAGTCGGCGCGCGCGGGAGTCCGGAACGTGCGGCGGGTGCTGGAGCGGGTGCGCGTCATGGGCTTCCATCTGGCGGAGCTGGAGTTCCGCGTGCCGGCCGAGGACGCCATCAGCGCCGCGGCCTCGCTCAATGGCGGGCCCGCGCCCTCGGAAGGGGGCGAGCGGCTGCTCGCGGTGCTGGAGCGGGTGCGCGAGGCCCAGACCGAGTCAGGCGAGGAGGCGTGCCGTACCTTCATCCTCTCCATGGCCAGCACCGCGGACGATGTGCTGGCGGCCTTCCGGTGTGCGCGCCACGCGGGCCTCTGGGACGCGCAGCGCGGCTGCGCCACGGTGGACATCGTGCCGCTGTTCGAGCAGCTCGGCGCGCTGGATGACGGCCCGAAGGTGCTCGAGGCGCTCTTCGCAGACCCGGCCTACCGGCGTCACCTGCAAGCCCGAGGCGTGCAGGAGGTGATGGTGGGCTACAGCGACTCGGGCAAGGAGGTGGGGCTGCTGGCCGCGGCCGCCGCGCTCTACCGGGCCCAGGTGGCGCTCAACCAGGTGGCGAAGGCGGCGGGGGTTCCCCTGCGCCTCTTCCACGGCCGAGGCGAGTCCGTGGCGCGCGGAGGAGGGCCCGCCCAGCAGGCCATCCTCGCGCTGCCTCCGGGCAGCCTGGTGGGCGGTTACAAGGCCACGGAGCAGGGTGAGGCGCTGGACCACAAGTACGCGCGGCCCGAGCTGGCGCGGCGCACGCTGGAGCTGGTGCTCGGCGGCGTGCTGCTGCACACGATGGACGCCCAGCCCCGGCCCTCCGAGGCGGACGAGGCGGCCTTCCGCGACATCTTCAACACGCTGGCGGAGACGGGCCGGCGCGAGTACCGCTCCCTGGTCTGGGAGGATCCGCGCTTCGTCGAGTTCTTCCTGGCGGCCACCCCCGTGGAGGAGATCTCCGCGCTGCCCATCGGCTCGCGTCCCAGCAAGCGCAAGGCGGGAGGGCTCGAGTCGCTGCGCGCCATCCCCTGGGTGTTCGCGTGGACGCAGAACCGGGCCATCCTGCCGGGCTGGTACGGCGTGGGCTCGGCGCTGGAGGCCTTCGTGGACAAGCCGGATGGCCTGGGGCGGCTCAAGCGCATGTACCGGGAGTGGCCCTTCTTCCGGACGGTCATCGACAACGTGACGATGGTGCTGGCCAAGAGCGACATCGCCATCGCCTCGCGCTACGCGACGCTGGCACCCGAGTCCACCCGGCCGCTGTGGCGCCGCATCCGCGCCGAGTACAAGCGCACGCGCCGCCTGGTGAAGCGGATTACGGGCGAGGCGCGGCTGTTGGACCACAACCCCCAGCTCCAGCGCTCCATCGCCCTGCGGAACCCCTACGTGGACCCCATGTCCTTCCTCCAGGTGGAGCTGCTGCGGCGCAAGCGCGCCGGCCAGGAGGAGGTGGATCGTCCGCTGCTCCTCACGCTCAACGGCATCGCCGCGGGCATGCGCAACACGGGCTGA